CCTTATTCATTCTTCTTTTCAAGGTTCCCAGGTCACCTCTCTAACCTAATTCTTCACCGTTCCCATCTCCCACTGAATGCTTCAGAAAATGGTTAAAAGCACTCTGTCCCATGCTGCCTCTTGCTTATAGActttcccctttgctctcttctctGCAAGGAAGGACCCTACTCAGTAATCCACCTGTATAACTACTTGCCCAGCGATCTCTTCCTTCAGGAATTCTTCCCTGACTCCATCAGTCCAGGCTGGATTTGGTGCTCCTCTAGGTACTATACTCTCCTGATGCCTTCATCTTACCATTTGATTCACTGTATTACGATGACCCGTTTGTGCATCCATCTCTGGAAGGCGGGCTCCCTGGGGATAAGGACCATGTCCCAAAGAAGCCCTCCTTGCCAAGTGGCTTCCAGAAGTTTTTCTGTGCCTGACAAACAGCCTGGTTCAGTTCTCTACTTCCCAGCATGACTCAACAGAATTGCTCACTGACATTAGATTCTAGGAACAGAATAGGACATATGTACTTGGTGCATGGGTAAAGAGGAACACGTGACAAATAACTGTATTCTCCACTTCTGATTTCTAACCTCTGGTCATAAGGTAAAAGGTTTCTATTGTGTGGGAAACTCTTTCTTAAGATGAATGTGATTACTCATTTCATGACCCATTTAAAGCATAACTCAGTTGCTTCTGCAACTCCAGGTGGGACATATGGGGGGAAAATCATTGCAGATTTAAATTCCAAGAACCTAAGAAAAAACCCTGCAGTAGCCAGGCCCCCAGTTTTGTCCATTAGAATAAGATGCAGTCTCATTAATTTCTCTCCCTCATGCccatgatttttttcattgaatatttttCACTGTCTCAATCTCTTTATTTGGCTCAAGAAAGCAATATTTTATAATCCTAGGCATAAAATAATCTCTTTGGCCAAATAATTACATTCCTCCCTTCCTTAAACACACATCTTTCTTAAACCTGGAAGGTTCCTATGGGCCATTCATCTCTTCCTCCGAGGAAGCAATGAGCATCTGAGAACACATTCTGCTTCAGAGGATGACCCCTTCTTTAACCATTCCTCAAATCAGCAAAGATCATGGAAAGAATTTTAATACTACCCTCCATGGTGCTCATGAAATACACTAAGTCCTCTCTTAATTTCCTCAATAGGTTCCTGGACTGTGAAGAAGCAACATGTAACAACACCAATTTTACTATAGGCTAATCTAATTGtacaaacaagagttaagttcctatgcatctcatcaatgttataacaaaacaaCATTGAATGAAATAATGTTATCTGAGGACTTGGTGTACTtgtaagaagagagaaaatgcacCAGGATGTTTGCATATTAGTCCAAAAGGATGAGGGTCAGGCATGAGGTAATGCTTAAAGCAGCActgaggagatggagagagggggcaTTTGCCAGTGTCTGCCTATCTTCTGGCTCTCTCATTCCCAGGCCCCAGGGGTCCTGTACCAGAGGTAAAAGAATGGGTATTGTTATTCACTTTCCTGTATAGCTCTCTCTTGCCAAGTTACAAACAttcttttgtgtgtctgtgtgatgggaacttttaagatctactcttttagtaaatttcaaaaatgcaGTACAGTAAGTTTGTCCCTTTTAAACCCCTACCCTCCCACTTTGATTTTTATACTAAAGAAGACTGACAGTGATGACAGCCAATGGTGGTCTCTCTTGTGGGTAGGGGAATTACAGAATAGCAAGTGCCGAAAAATACTTATAACAAGGTAAAACGGAACACTGAAGATCCATGTATGCTGTTATGCTGTTCCTTGTCCCTGGTTATAGGACCCATTCCTTGGTTACAAGACCCTTAGGACTTGGAGTGAAGAGAGTCAGAGGGTAGATGGGCTCGGGTTGAGTGTCCCCATGCTCCCAGCCCATTCTAAGCGTCACCCACATGTGTGTGCCAAATCTGAATCTCATTCTTTCAGGCTCATATGTGAAAATCCTGGTGCAATTTATCCTTCCCCTAGAATTCAATGAATAGTAGAAGTGACATGACTCAAAATTGTGTATTGCATGACCTTTGTAGTTGTGCCTTAGGGTCCTGCAATGGTTTAAGCCTTGAAATCTGCTCTTTccttgggcattttttttttaaatatatttttattgattttttacagagaggaagggaaagggatagagagttagaaacaccgatcagctgcctcctgaacaccccctactggggatgtgccgcaaccaaagtacatgcccttgaccagaattgaacctgggacctttcagtccacaggccaatgctctatccactgagccaaaccagttagggcagcggttctcaacctgtgggttgcgacccctttggcggttgaacaaccctttcacaggggtcgcctaagaccatcctgcatatcagatatttacattacgattcataacagtagcaacattacagttatgaagtagcaacgaaaataattttatggttgcgtcacaacatgaggaactgtatttaaagggccagatagttGAGAAGAACTGAGTTAGGGCTTTCCTTGTGAATTTTAACCAATCTCTTAACTTCACAGATGAAGGGTATTTGGTCAAATGACAAATGTCCAGGAAGCATCTGGCCCTGTTCCTACAAGGAGTGACTGGTCCCTGGTAGATTAAGCGTTAAGCATTTGTGAATGTGGTTTCTTATTtggtgaaaatattttcttttgtttttcttttttcttttccttgagaAGTAAACCTACATTCTACTCATCCTCCAATACTCTGTCCAGATATTTGAGATACTGTCAAATTTTCCTACCTCTGAGACATGGACCCTTTTCTGAGTCCCAGAGAAGGCAGACAACCCAGATCAAGTTACTGAGCTTCACCAGACCTCATGCTCCACATTTGTGTTAGAGTGAGTACAACCATTTCTTCTCTGAGGCCCAAAGTTGCTCTTAGCTGTTTAGAGATAATGCTAAGCCAGAGATGAAGAAGATGTATGAGTGTTCCAGAGGATAATGGGCAAGGGTTGATCAACATTACAAAATATTGCATATAACCAATAGCAGAATAATGAATTCCTAAATTTTGTAGTTAAGGCTTTTATGCCCAGTGATTGacttcaaattttttaaagtagaagtAATCTAGAGTCTGCCCAGTGTctatttcatgttattttctttcctcaaaCATCTAGCTGATGTGTCAGCAACATGGAACCAGGAAATCAAACAAGTGTTTCAGATTTTTTACTTCTGGGATTTTCCCAAGACTCGGGGCATCAACCCATCCTGTTTGGGCTGTTCCTGTCCATGTTTGTGGTCATCATGCTCGGGAACCTGCTCATTATCTTAGCCGTCAGCTCTGACCCCCAcctccacacgcccatgtacttcttcctctccaacctgtcctttgttgacatctgtttcacctccaccaccgTCCCGAAGATGCTGGTGAACatccaggcacagagcaaagccaTCACCTATGCAGGGTGCATCACCCAGATGTATTTTTTCATGGTTTTTGGAGGTATGGACACTTTTCTCCTCActgtgatggcctatgaccggtTTGTGGCCATCTGTCACCCCTTACACTACCCAGTCATCATGAACCCCCGTCTCTGTGGCCAGCTGGTTCTTGTGTCCTGGTTCATTAGCTTCACGTACTCCCTGATCCAGAGTCTGTTGATGTTGCGGCTGTCTTTCTGTACCAACTGGGCGATTTCACACTTTTACTGTGAACTTGCTCAGGCCCTCACGCTCGCCTGCTCAGACACACTCATCAATCACATCGTGTTGTATATGGTGACTGGCCTTCTGGGCATTATTCCCTTCTCAGGCATCCTTTTCTCCTATATTCAAATTGTCTCCTCAATCCTGAGAATCCCATCAGCAGATGGgaaatataaagcattttctacCTGTGGGTCCCACCTTGTCGTGGTTTCTTTATTCTATGGGACAGGCCTTGGTGTGTACCTCAGTCCTAATGCATCTTCCTGGAGGGGCATGATTGCCTCGGTGATGTACACTGTGGTCACCCcaatgctgaaccccttcatctataGCCTGCGGAACAGGGACATGAAGAGGGCCCTGCAAAAAGTTCTTTGGAGAACATTCTATGTTCAATAAATGGGAACATTTGTCTGGGGATTTTAGGCTGACAGTGGTAGTAGTAGTTGGCTAAAGAAATCCCACCTCTTAATCCCATTGGATTTTGCCTCTCATCCAATTCTCTGTAAGTGACTTTGGGTACAATTGCCTTTTAAGCTCTGTCTTAACCTCTTATGGTGAATCCCCTGTTATGCTCAGTTCTACTCTCCTCATACTTTCCTTTTACTTATCCATTATTGCACCTCAGCTTGGATTTCCAGCCCTGCAGGTCGAGACCAGCCACTTCAAGAATCAGCTTGGAACAGCTGAATAAGAATTATGACATAGTGCATTTTATTGGGAACCATTGTTACTTCTTACTAGAGTCACTTATTCAACAATAATTATTGAGCACTTTTGGTGTGCCATGCTGTTGTAGGTGTTGGGAATACAGCAGTGAAGAAGAAAACAAGATTAAAACTTTGCCCTCACAGGACTTAAATCATGTCTCAGAGTTTATGATGTAACATTATATGTCCGATAAAAAATATTCTGGTGGATTCATTATTTATTTGGTTATTAGTGAGATTGGACTTTTCTCCATATGTTTGCTTAGTTTATTTCCAAAATAAGCTATAAaaatgtatcagtgaagaaaggAAAACTATAGGACTCAGAATATTATATTTGGTCAGGTGCTAGTAAGTTATTCAGTCTAGTCTACTTTTGTAGGTGAATTCACCAAAACTCAAATATAAGAGTCCAAACAGTGACAAAATCTGGCTGAAAGGGACATATCTCTAAGTATGATTTCAGGACAGAGCATTGTATTATAATTCAGAAGAGCAATAATTGAGCCACAGAATTGCCACTCTATGTATATGATGCTGAGAGGCTTTGGGGGATACAGGGTATGTTAGGACATCTGGATCTCCTGATATGTCATgtttatttgcatatcttcttCACCATAAAGAAATTGGATGTTTTAAGTGTTTGGGTGGCGGTATTTGCTAAGGAATGCAGAcaggaaaaacaaacataaatttgtaaatattcaTCTCGGTAAAGATGAATCACTGCCCACTCCCTGGAATCATCCACTAATGGAATCATCTTACCACCAAGTGGTGTTCTTGAGGGATAGTACCATTTCAAAGAACCATATAATTGGCTTCCAAAAAGCAGGAACGGAATTCCCATTGATCTCCAAGATCTGAGTAGGAAAACAGACTTCGGGTTGGAAATTGGAAGATGAATAAATGGCTTTCAATTGTGGTAGCTGACAAATGACTTTTTCTAACTTGCCCTTGATATGTTTGATTCTTTCAAGTTAAGCAATACTTTTGATGTCTGCTCCTTTATGGTATGTTGCCACCACCACGGATCCCTGTAGTTCTTCGACCCCAGTTGCCATTGGGGATTTGTTGTTCAATCATCTATCTACCTTGCCTCTCACAGTTATTGCTGCCACCTGacaaccactattctactttatGTCTCTATGAATCTGACTACTTTAGgtgcctcatataagtggaattaaaTAGTATTTGCCCTTTCATGCCTGGCTATGTAATTGATGGCGAAGATGTTAAATGGAATGGGAAAAAGAATTATCAGGAATATTGGGAATCATATATTTCAGTTTTGCTAGGAAAGTCCCAGTTGATAACTATTTATTCAAACTCAGTACTGATGCTGTCCCATGTCAATTTCAAAATACCCTGGTCTGGACAAGAAATTAAATAGACAACACAGTTTTCTCAAGGATCTGACCAAGATCATGATGGAGCAAAAATATGGAAGAGAGAAGAATCATGAGAAAAGtatagaaagaataaataacaagAATGAGAgagctattatttttcctttttcatttcttttatttttcccatcagcATTCATCCCCCATATGCACTCTATCATCTCCATCCATACCCCTCCACCCCATAATttccacactgttgtccatatcAATGAGTTCTCCCTCTTTATTGCTcaacccccacacacactgccAATATGCCCCCCCATATCTGTCTACTTGCTCTCTATTTATAATGATAGAAACAAGACTCCTCATGGCCAAGAGTCCTGGGTAATGCATAAGGAAAGTGAGAAGGGTATACCAATGTACTATGCATAATCTTGGAGGGGCTATGACTTAAGTAGGAGTCCAAAGTAATCTCCCAATTTCAATACAGCTGTGCTAAGAGGGAAAAATCTGTAAACAGAAATCAAAGACTCATATAGGCACATCTTCACTGTGTGACTGCTGATTCAGAATTTCTGGTTGCATATGtttgattttgctgcttttcccAGTCCTATGAACAAAAATGATAGCACAAGTATTGAGATCAGCCTATTCTTTGAACCATCCTCCATAGGGCCCTCTTGATGTCtctgttcctcaggctgtagatgaaggggttcagcatgggggtgACCACAGTGTACATTACTGAGGCCACCGCATCCTTCCTTGGGGAAGATGACACAGCGGAACTGAGGTAGACACCAAGGCCTGTTccataaaataagcaaacaacTGACAAGTGAGAGCCGCAGGTGGAGAAGGCTTTATATTTTGAACCTGCTGATGGGATTCTCAGAATGGAGGACACAATTCTGTAGTAAGAGAAAAGGATCCCTGAGAGTGGGACACCACCAAAGATGGCTCCAATAAAGTAGATCAATATGTCATTGGTGAAGTTCTCAGAACAGGCAAGGTTGAAGAGTTGAGAAGGTTCACATAAGAAATGAGGGATTTTCACATCTGCACAGAAGCTAAGTTGTGACACCATCAAGTAGTGCAGTTGGGAGACCAAAAGGCTGAAGAAATATGACAACAGGACCAACAAGCCACAGAGGCGGGGGCTCATGATGACCAGGTAGTGTAGGGGATGACAAATGGCCACTAACCGGTCATAGGCCATTACAGCCAGGAGTAGACTGTCCATAcatgtaaaaagaggaaaaagggtAACCTGAGTTAGGCAGCCTGCATAGGTGATGGATTTGCTGTGTGTCTGGAGGTTCACCAGCATCTTGGGAACTGTGGTGGTGCTGAAACTGATGTCAGCCAAggacaaattggaaaggaagaagtacataggtgtgtggaggtgggagtcagaGATGACAGCCAGGATCATGAGTAAGTTTCCAAGCATGATCACTAGGTACATGGACAGGAACAGCCCAAACAGAAGAGGCTGCAGTTCTGGATCATCTGAGAGTCCCAGGAGGAAGAATTCTGATTCACCTGTTTTATTCTGTGGTTCTATGCAGTTAGGACACATTTTTGgaaaaaggtagagagagagagggagggagggagggagggagggaggaagagagagagatagatagatagatagagagagagagagagagagagagagagagttaaataaattaaacaagtCTACAGGCATCCATATATTGGATTCAAGCAATTCACacattaattatttataattaagGTTCATATTCAATTGCCCCATTACCTTCAGCAACAAGTCTCAGTCGTTAATTCTTTTTAGAACTCTTTCCTTATTGATGTCTGACCTATTCACCTGTTTCTGTATACACCCACTTTAGAGTCACTGGGCCAAAGAATATTAGAGAAGAAATgacattttgaaataacaaatacatgaacagaataaactatcACCCTTCTACTTTTGAAGGAAAATATAGGATGAGAAATATTCTTTTCTAAGAaacaaatcattttatttaaaagacacTAAGAAGCAATTGAACATACTTTATCTCACCCCAATGCAGTATAAGAAATTCTCTAATTTGGAATGTAATCAAGAAGAATTAAAAGCACATTAACTGTATTCTAACTTAAAATAAATGGTTTGTAAtcagactagtggcctggtgcatgaaatttgtgcactgggggggggggggaggcgggtgtccctcagcctggcctgaacctgtcaaatctgggacccctcaggggatgtccaactgccagtttaggctagGTATCTGTGGCCCAATTTTGAATTGCtgtcccctaactgctcacctgcctgcctgcctgattgcctctaaccactctgcctgcagaCCTGTTCACCTCCACTGctcccccccctccgcccccagccgGCCTTCTCGCCGCCCCCGACTGTCCCCTCTTGCTGGCCTGCTCAACCCCAATTTCCCCGACAAGCCACAAAGCAACCCTCCCCCaacagcctgcttgccccaactgccctcccctcctggcctgatcacccctaaccacctctgcctccgccctgccaccatggctttgtcctgaaggtctGCCAGTCTAATTGGCATGTTACTCTTTTATGAGTATAGATAGAATTTTACATGGCAATTATCTTTAAGGGTTTAcatctttatttggttttatgACATCAATCTTCCATGGAGATAAGTGCTCACTCAAATGTGTGGGTTGTCTGGTCAAAGCCTCTCAAATATAATTCAAATTATAAATAGTTGGCCTTGGTAGACttcatattttgaaaagtatGTTTTTGTTAAGTGCACAAAATCATAAAGCACCACTGATCCGGAAGATGGCATTAATTTACAATCACCAA
The sequence above is a segment of the Myotis daubentonii chromosome 5, mMyoDau2.1, whole genome shotgun sequence genome. Coding sequences within it:
- the LOC132234197 gene encoding olfactory receptor 7D4-like, coding for MEPGNQTSVSDFLLLGFSQDSGHQPILFGLFLSMFVVIMLGNLLIILAVSSDPHLHTPMYFFLSNLSFVDICFTSTTVPKMLVNIQAQSKAITYAGCITQMYFFMVFGGMDTFLLTVMAYDRFVAICHPLHYPVIMNPRLCGQLVLVSWFISFTYSLIQSLLMLRLSFCTNWAISHFYCELAQALTLACSDTLINHIVLYMVTGLLGIIPFSGILFSYIQIVSSILRIPSADGKYKAFSTCGSHLVVVSLFYGTGLGVYLSPNASSWRGMIASVMYTVVTPMLNPFIYSLRNRDMKRALQKVLWRTFYVQ
- the LOC132234410 gene encoding olfactory receptor 7E178-like; the protein is MCPNCIEPQNKTGESEFFLLGLSDDPELQPLLFGLFLSMYLVIMLGNLLMILAVISDSHLHTPMYFFLSNLSLADISFSTTTVPKMLVNLQTHSKSITYAGCLTQVTLFPLFTCMDSLLLAVMAYDRLVAICHPLHYLVIMSPRLCGLLVLLSYFFSLLVSQLHYLMVSQLSFCADVKIPHFLCEPSQLFNLACSENFTNDILIYFIGAIFGGVPLSGILFSYYRIVSSILRIPSAGSKYKAFSTCGSHLSVVCLFYGTGLGVYLSSAVSSSPRKDAVASVMYTVVTPMLNPFIYSLRNRDIKRALWRMVQRIG